A part of Oculatellaceae cyanobacterium genomic DNA contains:
- a CDS encoding sirohydrochlorin chelatase yields the protein METFINLLPLRSAYLLVSHGSRDPRPQAALEQLAELLKLRIEVSRGIKTATDTDLYKDQGQLSYHSPLKEGEQRGLSSSRYSTLCATEFLQPMVGTACLELASLPLHEQIREFGDRILAAGFNRLEIVPLFLLPGVHVMADIPAEVKLAGQAVGADLKIELRPYLGSHPNLNCLFAKQISSIWTEAWILLSHGSRRLGANHSVETLAAQMTALPAYWSVSPSLEERVAELVNAGYRTIAILPYFLFAGGITDAIASNVAKLQTQFPTVQLSLGEPIGASSELADLILDLFE from the coding sequence TTGGAAACATTCATTAATCTCTTGCCACTACGCTCTGCCTACCTACTGGTATCTCACGGAAGCCGCGATCCTCGTCCACAAGCAGCTTTAGAACAACTTGCTGAACTGCTGAAACTGCGGATAGAGGTAAGTAGGGGTATAAAGACGGCTACGGATACAGATTTGTATAAGGATCAAGGGCAATTAAGTTATCACTCTCCTCTGAAAGAGGGTGAACAGAGGGGCCTTTCCTCTAGTCGTTATAGTACTTTATGCGCTACTGAATTTTTACAACCAATGGTAGGTACTGCTTGTCTAGAATTAGCTTCTCTACCTTTGCATGAGCAAATTAGGGAGTTTGGCGATCGCATTTTAGCTGCTGGCTTTAATCGTTTGGAAATTGTGCCTTTGTTTCTGTTACCAGGGGTTCATGTGATGGCTGATATTCCCGCAGAAGTAAAACTGGCAGGGCAAGCTGTTGGTGCAGATTTAAAAATTGAACTGCGACCTTACTTAGGTAGTCACCCTAATTTAAATTGTTTGTTTGCCAAGCAGATTAGTTCTATATGGACAGAGGCATGGATTTTGTTATCTCATGGCAGCCGTCGCCTTGGTGCTAATCATTCTGTGGAAACATTAGCAGCGCAAATGACGGCGTTACCTGCCTATTGGTCGGTATCACCAAGTTTAGAAGAGCGAGTAGCAGAGTTAGTTAATGCTGGTTATCGGACAATTGCAATTCTGCCTTACTTTTTATTTGCTGGGGGAATTACAGATGCGATCGCTTCAAATGTAGCAAAGCTGCAAACACAATTCCCTACGGTGCAGTTGAGTCTTGGTGAACCGATAGGAGCAAGTTCTGAGTTAGCTGATTTAATTTTAGATTTATTTGAATAA
- a CDS encoding EAL domain-containing protein, with the protein MNKSFTSSVKRKILIVDDTPDNLRLLDKTLTDQGYEVQCAINGELALMGAGAEVPDLILLDIKMPGLDGYQVCQRLKAQAQTCEIPVIFLSALDEVIDKVKAFAVGGVDYITKPFQIEEVLARVENQLALQAAKTEILLLNAELEQRINQRTEQLRRANVELTESEIRFRTMANSAPVLIWMSDVDGKYTFLNQHWLEFTGQKLEQQLSNGWTQGIHPEDLQQCIDIYCSAFNARERFTMEYRRKRVDGEYSWVLDTGTPRFLADGEFAGYIGAGIDISDRKLAEEALAREKAHLVAAQQVAHVGSWELYIVDQTVWLSEETLRLWGFDAQQAAPRYWEDFNKQIYPEDREFWEKTLRIAIANSQPYECEFRIVRDGSLRNLFAQGRPIFNSLGQVVCLFGTVLDITERKLAEVALRKSEEQFRLTFEMAPIGIAIQTLDGKFMRVNQSLCETSGYTSEELLEKTWIDLSHPDDIASTLTLHQKLYQREISDLHTESRYLTKNGKVVYGILQVAVVRDPERKPVHLIGQFLDITARKLAEEQLLFDALHDDLTSLPNRNLLMERLELSLKQAKRQTDYLFAVMFIDLDRFKVVNDSLGHEVGDQLLVAIARKLETLIRATDIVARLGGDEFIILLDHLQDINDAIRVAERICLELNSPFLIENRQVFTTASIGIVLSSAYYHASSELLRDADIAMYRAKEAGKARYEIFDRLMHAHAVEQLQLESDLRHAIVHQELLVHYQPIISLITGKLTGFEALLRWKHPNRGFVSPVEFIPIAEETGLIVTIGQWILREACRQLHTWQLQYQLNNTLNISVNLSGKQLREPILIEQIDQIINETKLNSSCLKIELTESMLIDNVEAVISTMSQLRARSIHLSIDDFGTGFSCLSYLHRFPINTLKIDRSFVSRIGEETENLGIIKTIITLAHELNMDAIAEGVETQQQVNQLKALGCDQAQGYFFSKPLNSESAELFIATHKI; encoded by the coding sequence ATGAATAAAAGTTTTACAAGTTCTGTTAAAAGAAAAATTTTAATTGTAGACGACACACCGGATAATTTACGCCTGTTAGACAAAACCTTAACTGACCAGGGGTATGAAGTTCAGTGTGCAATTAACGGAGAATTGGCTTTAATGGGGGCTGGTGCGGAAGTACCAGATTTAATTTTACTAGATATTAAAATGCCTGGTTTGGATGGATATCAGGTATGTCAACGCCTAAAAGCACAAGCGCAAACTTGCGAAATTCCCGTAATATTTTTGAGCGCACTAGATGAAGTAATTGATAAGGTGAAAGCTTTTGCTGTGGGCGGAGTAGATTATATTACTAAACCATTCCAAATTGAAGAAGTTTTAGCCCGTGTAGAAAATCAACTAGCTTTGCAAGCAGCTAAAACAGAAATTCTCCTCCTCAATGCTGAACTAGAACAACGAATTAATCAACGCACAGAGCAGTTAAGACGAGCGAATGTGGAACTCACTGAAAGTGAAATTCGCTTTCGCACAATGGCAAATAGCGCCCCAGTTCTAATCTGGATGTCAGACGTGGATGGAAAATATACTTTTTTAAATCAACATTGGTTAGAGTTTACAGGGCAAAAATTAGAGCAACAACTTAGTAACGGTTGGACACAAGGAATACACCCAGAAGATTTACAGCAATGTATAGATATTTATTGCTCTGCTTTCAATGCTCGTGAAAGGTTTACGATGGAATATCGCAGAAAACGAGTTGATGGAGAATATAGTTGGGTTTTAGATACAGGAACGCCTCGGTTTCTTGCGGATGGGGAATTTGCGGGCTATATTGGCGCGGGCATTGATATTAGTGACCGTAAACTCGCAGAAGAGGCATTAGCTAGAGAAAAAGCACACTTGGTTGCGGCTCAACAAGTTGCTCATGTTGGCAGTTGGGAGTTATACATCGTCGATCAAACAGTTTGGTTATCAGAGGAAACATTGCGGCTTTGGGGTTTTGATGCTCAACAAGCCGCGCCACGTTATTGGGAAGATTTCAACAAGCAAATTTATCCAGAAGATCGAGAATTTTGGGAAAAAACACTCAGGATAGCGATCGCTAATTCTCAGCCTTATGAATGTGAATTTCGGATTGTGCGTGACGGTTCATTACGAAACCTTTTTGCTCAAGGACGACCGATTTTTAATTCATTAGGTCAGGTAGTGTGTTTATTTGGGACGGTATTAGATATTACTGAACGTAAGCTGGCAGAAGTAGCTTTACGCAAAAGCGAGGAACAATTTCGCCTAACTTTTGAAATGGCTCCCATTGGTATTGCTATTCAAACCCTTGATGGCAAATTTATGCGGGTAAATCAATCTTTATGTGAAACATCAGGTTACACTAGCGAAGAACTTTTAGAGAAAACTTGGATAGATCTTAGCCATCCAGATGATATTGCATCCACTCTTACCTTACATCAAAAACTATACCAAAGAGAAATCTCTGATTTACACACTGAGAGTCGTTATTTAACCAAAAATGGCAAGGTAGTTTATGGCATCTTACAGGTGGCTGTAGTTAGAGATCCAGAGCGAAAACCTGTGCATTTGATTGGTCAGTTTTTGGATATTACCGCTCGCAAATTAGCCGAAGAACAATTACTTTTTGATGCTTTGCACGATGATTTGACCAGTTTACCCAATCGTAATTTATTGATGGAGCGGCTGGAATTATCGCTAAAACAAGCCAAACGGCAAACAGATTATTTATTTGCGGTGATGTTTATCGACCTCGATCGCTTTAAGGTTGTTAATGATAGTTTAGGGCATGAAGTTGGGGATCAACTACTGGTGGCGATCGCCCGCAAGTTAGAAACCTTAATCCGTGCTACTGATATAGTAGCGCGTCTTGGAGGAGACGAGTTTATTATCCTGCTCGATCATCTCCAAGATATCAATGACGCTATTAGAGTTGCCGAGCGCATTTGTTTAGAACTTAATTCACCGTTTTTGATAGAAAATCGTCAAGTTTTTACCACTGCCAGTATTGGTATTGTTTTGAGTTCAGCTTATTATCATGCAAGCTCGGAATTACTAAGAGATGCCGATATTGCGATGTATCGTGCTAAAGAAGCGGGTAAAGCTCGTTATGAAATTTTTGATCGGCTAATGCACGCTCATGCTGTCGAACAACTACAACTAGAAAGCGACCTACGCCATGCGATCGTACACCAAGAATTGTTAGTTCACTACCAACCAATTATCTCCTTAATCACAGGCAAACTCACAGGTTTTGAAGCTTTATTGCGTTGGAAACATCCCAATCGCGGTTTTGTCTCTCCGGTTGAATTTATCCCCATTGCTGAAGAAACAGGCTTAATTGTGACTATCGGTCAGTGGATCCTGCGTGAAGCTTGCCGTCAACTGCACACCTGGCAACTACAATATCAACTTAATAATACTTTGAATATAAGTGTTAATCTTTCTGGCAAACAACTGAGAGAACCAATTTTAATTGAGCAAATAGATCAAATTATCAACGAAACTAAATTAAATAGTAGTTGTTTAAAGATCGAACTTACTGAAAGTATGCTGATCGATAACGTTGAAGCTGTAATCTCTACTATGTCCCAACTCAGAGCCAGATCAATTCATTTAAGTATTGATGACTTTGGTACAGGATTCTCATGTTTAAGTTATTTACATCGTTTTCCCATTAATACTTTAAAGATTGATCGTTCTTTTGTCAGTCGAATTGGAGAAGAAACTGAAAATTTAGGAATTATCAAAACTATAATTACCTTAGCTCACGAATTGAATATGGATGCGATCGCAGAAGGAGTCGAAACTCAGCAGCAAGTAAATCAATTGAAAGCTTTAGGATGCGATCAAGCTCAAGGATACTTTTTTTCTAAACCCTTAAATAGCGAATCAGCAGAGCTTTTTATCGCCACACACAAAATTTAA
- a CDS encoding YdcF family protein yields the protein MFLLLTRVILWLLLCALVYYVLAQLIPKEYLAWVGGIFLFVILVLVFINTNDAFSLAAGSVISFPFKPLGLSLLLLLLAITGINKNALKNEGYYQLWAAFLILLLSSTPYLAYQLAQQAEREFIQAEQQRREICQDRCPANLTPPAAQRARAIVVLGHESPQGNLAYIRQVQINDISDRLIYAAQVYQEQLSLENRPFLIVSTAYNFTKDNKNQSGDFTTILSQLGVPADRIILETNSLDLHSSAVAVEQILKQRGLGNQQIILITSALNSNRARLTFAQMRFKVTPRTEEFYTLQSGNIPIKNLKVQDFLPNVAALTITTRVVEEFLASLYYFLRGWLSPVIL from the coding sequence ATGTTTCTCCTACTAACGCGGGTTATACTGTGGCTGCTACTATGCGCCCTTGTCTACTATGTACTGGCGCAGTTGATTCCAAAAGAATATCTCGCCTGGGTAGGTGGCATATTTTTGTTTGTGATCTTGGTCTTGGTCTTTATTAATACCAATGACGCTTTTTCTTTAGCCGCAGGTAGCGTTATATCTTTTCCTTTCAAACCGCTAGGTCTGTCACTTTTGTTGTTGCTACTTGCAATAACTGGAATAAATAAAAATGCCCTAAAGAATGAAGGATATTACCAACTTTGGGCAGCTTTTTTGATTTTATTGCTATCAAGTACACCTTATCTAGCTTACCAACTAGCACAACAAGCTGAACGAGAGTTTATCCAAGCAGAACAACAACGCAGAGAGATTTGCCAAGATCGATGCCCTGCTAATTTAACACCACCCGCAGCACAGAGGGCAAGGGCAATTGTAGTATTAGGGCATGAAAGTCCTCAAGGTAATTTAGCTTACATCAGGCAGGTTCAGATTAATGATATTAGCGATCGCTTAATTTATGCCGCCCAAGTTTACCAAGAACAATTATCCTTAGAGAATCGTCCTTTCCTGATTGTCAGTACTGCTTATAATTTTACCAAAGATAACAAGAATCAATCGGGCGATTTCACAACAATTCTTTCACAACTAGGTGTGCCAGCCGATAGAATTATCCTAGAAACTAATAGTTTAGATCTACATTCCAGTGCTGTTGCGGTAGAACAAATATTAAAACAGCGTGGTCTCGGTAATCAACAAATTATCCTAATTACCTCGGCATTAAATAGCAACCGCGCCAGACTTACTTTTGCCCAAATGCGCTTTAAAGTTACTCCTAGAACAGAAGAATTCTATACGTTACAATCTGGAAATATACCTATAAAAAACTTAAAAGTTCAAGACTTTCTCCCCAATGTAGCAGCTTTAACGATCACCACGCGGGTAGTTGAAGAGTTTCTGGCATCACTTTACTACTTCTTGCGTGGCTGGTTGTCGCCAGTAATATTATGA
- a CDS encoding P-loop NTPase fold protein: MNLDLQRFYQSCDPSHTLILENPEERKYYIDFASVRGGKVIEALARTIARLSPDKPTCQLFTGHIGCGKSTELRRLEADLKEVGFHVVYFESTEDLDMTDVDVTDILLATLKPVSESLEKIGIKLKPGYFANLFKEIGDFLNTPIELNAQAEFSLPIGKITAKTKDSPNLRSQVRQYLEPRTNNILQAINEEILGKATQELKAKGKKGLVIIIDNLDKVDSRAKTSQRSQPEYLFIDRGEQLRKLNCHVVYTIPLALIFSNDGESLKNRLGGGVSPTVLPMVPVKLRDGTECQSGMELLRQMVLARAFPEVAPEQRLNLVTEIFDTSETLDRLCRISGGHVRNLLGLLYSCLRVDDPPISRETLEDEIREYRDTLLRSIDGDEWKLLQQVVQQQTVSGEAEYQTLLRSLFVFEYNDKQGRWFGINPVLAETVQFKQG, encoded by the coding sequence ATGAATCTAGATTTGCAGAGATTTTATCAGAGTTGCGATCCTAGTCACACTTTGATATTAGAAAATCCAGAGGAACGCAAATACTATATTGATTTTGCTTCGGTGCGGGGTGGAAAAGTTATTGAAGCATTAGCACGTACCATTGCCAGACTATCTCCAGACAAGCCGACTTGTCAATTGTTTACTGGACATATCGGTTGTGGTAAATCTACAGAATTGCGACGGCTAGAGGCTGATTTAAAAGAAGTTGGCTTTCATGTGGTTTATTTTGAGTCCACTGAAGATTTAGATATGACTGATGTGGATGTCACTGATATTTTATTGGCGACTCTCAAACCAGTAAGCGAAAGTTTAGAAAAAATTGGCATTAAGCTGAAACCTGGGTATTTTGCTAATTTATTTAAGGAAATTGGGGATTTTTTGAATACACCAATTGAACTTAATGCACAAGCAGAATTTTCTTTACCAATTGGCAAAATTACAGCTAAAACTAAAGATAGTCCTAACCTCCGCAGTCAAGTGCGCCAGTATTTAGAACCTCGGACTAATAACATATTGCAGGCTATAAATGAAGAAATTTTAGGAAAAGCAACTCAGGAGTTGAAAGCTAAGGGTAAAAAAGGGCTGGTTATAATTATTGATAATTTGGATAAAGTTGATTCTCGTGCTAAAACTTCTCAGCGATCGCAACCAGAATATTTATTTATAGATCGCGGTGAACAATTACGCAAATTAAATTGTCATGTAGTTTATACTATCCCCTTAGCTTTAATTTTTTCTAATGATGGTGAATCACTCAAAAATCGCTTAGGTGGTGGTGTATCGCCTACAGTTTTGCCAATGGTTCCTGTAAAATTACGGGATGGTACTGAGTGTCAATCTGGAATGGAATTATTGCGGCAAATGGTTTTAGCTAGGGCTTTTCCAGAAGTTGCGCCAGAACAACGGCTAAACTTAGTTACCGAAATTTTTGATACTTCTGAAACTTTAGATCGATTATGCCGCATTAGTGGCGGTCATGTCAGAAATTTATTAGGACTTTTATATAGTTGTTTGAGAGTAGATGATCCGCCTATATCGCGGGAAACTTTAGAAGATGAGATTCGGGAATATCGAGATACTTTATTACGTTCAATTGATGGGGATGAATGGAAGTTGTTGCAGCAAGTAGTCCAGCAGCAAACTGTTAGCGGTGAAGCAGAATATCAAACTTTATTGCGAAGTTTGTTTGTGTTTGAATATAACGATAAGCAGGGGCGCTGGTTTGGAATTAATCCAGTATTGGCGGAAACGGTACAATTTAAGCAAGGTTAG
- a CDS encoding DUF4359 domain-containing protein, which translates to MKGLQAVSAIAGVALVGVGAAMALTNPAQDTYEEYAVEQLTGYVQRDICPKAPSILGNSLQGQCNSIIQSHQSQIKQLISRSTQRQNFILFSIYKTDLSIRTIAPFLPQNVLPEYHFETVGAIDNFYTYQAQQR; encoded by the coding sequence ATGAAGGGTTTGCAAGCTGTCAGTGCAATTGCGGGAGTCGCTTTAGTTGGGGTAGGCGCAGCGATGGCGCTGACTAATCCCGCTCAGGATACTTATGAAGAGTATGCAGTAGAGCAACTTACAGGCTACGTGCAACGGGATATTTGTCCAAAAGCACCATCAATTTTAGGTAATTCGTTGCAGGGTCAGTGTAATTCAATAATTCAATCTCATCAGTCTCAAATTAAGCAACTTATCTCTCGGAGTACTCAGCGACAGAATTTTATTCTATTTAGCATCTATAAAACAGATTTATCTATTCGCACAATTGCGCCATTTTTACCACAAAATGTGTTACCTGAATATCATTTTGAGACAGTGGGTGCTATTGATAATTTTTATACTTACCAAGCACAGCAGAGGTGA
- a CDS encoding serine/threonine-protein kinase, producing MSYCLNPQCLYPVNSPREKFCHSCGFHLLLKDRYSAINPLGKGGFGRTFLAVDQDIPSQPKCVIKQLYFSHSDSETFKKVVALFNQEAIRLDELGKHPQIPALLANFEQEQNLYLVQDFIDGNNLEVDLEKHDVYSESQIWELLRSLLPILQFIHKHKVVHRDIKPSNIIRRQSNNQLVLIDFGVAKLLTNSAMLKTGTIIGSPEYMAPEQTKGKALPASDLYSLGVTCINLLTGVPPFDMFDIVNDCWAWQDFLPAGVKVSDRLTRILAKLLKDSLKERYQSVEEVLPDINLNNSIKTSHSPDVISLISQLNIDYTKLQYLLAKKRWKEADEETWAVLCKASHKAVGSYLFNSDIDKFPCEDLQIINQLWLLYSGGRFGFSVQKQIYLEVEGEYATFCDRIGWKVHNSNFTDSAFKFNSSAPIGHLPSRQWVGGYSWWLHAEHMATRLEQCGIN from the coding sequence ATGAGCTACTGTTTAAACCCTCAATGTCTCTATCCAGTCAATTCTCCCCGTGAAAAGTTTTGTCACAGTTGCGGATTTCATTTGTTGCTCAAAGATAGATATAGCGCAATTAACCCTCTCGGTAAGGGAGGGTTTGGGAGAACTTTTTTAGCTGTAGATCAAGATATTCCTTCTCAACCTAAGTGTGTAATTAAGCAATTATATTTTTCTCATAGTGATTCTGAAACTTTTAAGAAAGTAGTTGCTTTATTTAATCAAGAAGCAATTCGTTTAGACGAGTTAGGTAAACACCCCCAAATTCCGGCTTTATTAGCTAACTTTGAACAAGAACAAAATCTGTATTTAGTTCAAGATTTTATTGATGGCAATAACTTAGAAGTTGATTTAGAAAAACATGATGTTTATAGTGAAAGTCAGATTTGGGAATTATTAAGAAGTTTGTTACCGATTCTACAATTTATTCACAAACACAAAGTTGTGCATCGGGATATTAAGCCAAGCAATATTATTCGCCGCCAAAGTAATAATCAGTTAGTTTTGATTGATTTTGGAGTTGCTAAACTTTTAACAAATAGCGCCATGTTAAAAACGGGAACAATTATTGGTAGCCCAGAATATATGGCTCCTGAACAAACCAAGGGTAAAGCGTTACCAGCAAGTGATTTATATAGTTTAGGGGTAACTTGTATTAACTTGCTGACAGGTGTTCCACCGTTTGATATGTTTGATATTGTTAATGATTGCTGGGCTTGGCAGGATTTTTTACCAGCAGGTGTAAAAGTAAGCGATCGCTTAACTAGAATCCTCGCTAAACTCCTCAAAGATAGTCTAAAAGAACGCTATCAATCTGTTGAGGAAGTATTGCCAGATATCAATTTAAATAATAGCATAAAAACTTCTCACTCACCGGATGTTATCAGTTTAATTTCCCAATTAAATATTGACTACACTAAGCTACAATATTTATTAGCAAAAAAGAGATGGAAAGAAGCAGACGAAGAAACATGGGCGGTTTTGTGCAAGGCATCTCATAAAGCAGTTGGTAGCTATCTATTTAATAGTGATATTGATAAATTTCCTTGCGAAGATTTGCAGATAATTAATCAGTTGTGGTTGCTATATAGCGGTGGGCGTTTTGGTTTTAGCGTGCAGAAGCAGATTTATCTGGAAGTTGAGGGTGAATATGCTACTTTTTGTGATCGCATTGGCTGGAAAGTACATAACTCGAACTTTACAGATTCAGCCTTTAAGTTTAATTCCTCAGCGCCTATAGGACATTTACCATCACGTCAATGGGTTGGTGGTTATAGTTGGTGGCTACACGCTGAACACATGGCAACTAGGCTAGAACAGTGTGGAATCAATTAA
- the cobA gene encoding uroporphyrinogen-III C-methyltransferase — protein MSNLTINMSISSQESNTFNQENKRCIGKVYLVGAGPGDPGLLTLKGKGLLECADVVVYDALVSPQILMMINPQAEKIDAGKRMGRHSLFQEETTKLLIELAQTQAIVVRLKGGDPFVFGRGGEEMEDLVRAGVPVEVVPGVTSGIAAPAYAGIPLTHRSYSSSVTFVTGHESAGKYRPAVNWSAIAHGSETIVVYMGIHNLSYITTELESAGLSPQTPIALVRWGTRPEQEELIGTLQTIVEQVEESGFTAPAIAVIGNVVNLHSILSRNYQ, from the coding sequence ATGTCAAATCTAACTATTAACATGAGCATCAGCAGTCAAGAAAGCAACACATTTAATCAAGAAAACAAGCGGTGCATAGGCAAAGTTTATCTTGTCGGTGCGGGGCCAGGAGATCCAGGGTTGCTGACTTTGAAGGGTAAGGGACTGCTAGAGTGTGCTGATGTGGTGGTTTATGATGCTTTGGTTAGTCCGCAGATTTTAATGATGATTAATCCGCAGGCAGAAAAAATTGATGCGGGTAAACGGATGGGTCGTCACTCTTTATTTCAAGAAGAGACGACTAAGCTGTTAATTGAACTCGCCCAAACTCAAGCGATAGTTGTACGGCTAAAAGGTGGTGATCCGTTTGTATTTGGTCGCGGTGGGGAAGAGATGGAAGATTTGGTGCGTGCAGGTGTACCTGTGGAAGTTGTTCCAGGGGTGACATCAGGTATTGCTGCACCAGCTTATGCAGGTATTCCCTTGACTCATAGATCTTATAGTTCTTCAGTTACTTTTGTCACAGGTCACGAGTCTGCGGGTAAGTATCGACCTGCTGTAAATTGGAGTGCGATCGCACACGGTTCAGAAACTATTGTGGTTTATATGGGGATTCACAATTTATCCTACATTACTACAGAACTTGAATCGGCTGGGCTAAGTCCCCAAACACCGATAGCTTTAGTGCGTTGGGGTACAAGACCTGAACAGGAAGAGTTAATTGGTACGCTACAAACAATTGTTGAGCAGGTGGAAGAATCAGGATTTACCGCACCTGCGATCGCGGTGATTGGAAATGTGGTTAATTTACATTCAATTTTAAGTAGGAATTATCAATAA
- a CDS encoding serine/threonine-protein kinase, with product MNYCVNPACGYPENPARAKVCHFCESTLLLRDRYRVTKSLGQGGFGATFLATDLSLPNKPNCVIKQLRPTMHTPSFLEMAQVLFEREALTLKKIGNHSQIPQLLDYFEESQRFYLVLEYIPGLTIQQKIKQGGVFSEVQVKQFLNKMLPLLEYIHSQQVIHRDIKPANIIYRQSDKEWVLIDFGSVKDKIIHPRTDSSSGQTALTAYSVGTPGYAPPEQIAMRPVYASDLYALGATCIYIFTGKSAIDFRNYSSTGERIWYQDLGISQAFTKIIQKMMANSMRDRYHAAAEVMQALSVIPDVDISAPAPKDSSSKLPWRNILPNGKRRFWT from the coding sequence ATGAATTATTGCGTTAATCCCGCTTGCGGGTATCCAGAAAATCCCGCAAGAGCAAAAGTATGTCATTTTTGTGAGTCTACCCTATTGCTGCGCGATCGCTATCGTGTCACTAAATCCCTGGGGCAAGGCGGGTTTGGCGCTACGTTTCTAGCAACAGATTTGAGTTTACCAAATAAACCAAATTGTGTGATTAAGCAACTTAGACCAACCATGCACACTCCTAGCTTTCTGGAGATGGCGCAGGTACTTTTTGAAAGAGAAGCACTTACCCTAAAAAAGATTGGCAATCATTCCCAAATTCCTCAACTCTTGGATTACTTTGAGGAAAGTCAGCGATTTTATCTGGTTTTAGAATATATACCAGGACTAACAATACAGCAAAAAATTAAGCAAGGCGGCGTATTTAGCGAAGTTCAAGTTAAACAGTTTTTAAACAAAATGCTGCCTCTGTTGGAATATATCCATAGCCAACAGGTAATTCATCGAGATATTAAACCTGCAAATATCATTTACCGCCAATCAGATAAAGAATGGGTATTAATTGATTTTGGCAGTGTTAAAGATAAAATTATTCATCCCAGAACAGATAGTAGTTCAGGACAGACAGCACTAACTGCTTATTCTGTAGGTACGCCTGGATATGCGCCACCAGAACAAATAGCGATGCGTCCTGTATATGCTAGTGATTTATATGCTTTAGGCGCAACTTGTATTTATATATTCACAGGAAAATCAGCAATTGATTTTCGCAACTATTCATCTACAGGCGAAAGGATTTGGTATCAAGACTTAGGGATTAGCCAAGCTTTTACCAAAATTATACAGAAAATGATGGCTAATTCTATGCGCGATCGCTATCACGCTGCTGCGGAAGTAATGCAAGCACTTTCAGTAATACCTGATGTAGATATCTCAGCGCCAGCACCAAAGGATTCTTCCTCCAAGCTACCTTGGAGAAACATTTTACCTAATGGTAAACGTCGATTTTGGACTTAA
- a CDS encoding manganese catalase family protein → MFFHKKETIHTVNINEPNPRFAQLLLEQFGGATGELTAALQYWVQSFHCEHAGIRDMLQDIAIEEFSHLEMVGKLIEGHTKNVDQTEAYRSTLFALRGVGPHFLDSQGSAWSAKYINEGGDVVRDLRADIAAEAGARQTYEELIKMAPDQGTKDTLVHLLTREISHTKMFMNALDSLGKLTDPFFGNIQPDDTVNLYFNLSQNGKDERGPWNSEPDFKYVAQPGAEIKS, encoded by the coding sequence GTGTTTTTTCACAAAAAAGAAACGATTCATACAGTAAATATCAATGAGCCTAACCCACGTTTTGCTCAACTGCTGCTAGAACAGTTTGGAGGAGCAACGGGTGAATTGACAGCAGCTTTACAATACTGGGTGCAGTCGTTCCATTGTGAACACGCTGGCATCAGAGATATGCTTCAGGATATTGCAATTGAAGAATTTAGCCACCTAGAAATGGTTGGTAAACTGATCGAAGGTCATACCAAGAATGTAGATCAAACAGAAGCTTATCGCAGTACATTATTTGCACTTCGAGGAGTTGGGCCACATTTCCTAGATAGCCAAGGCAGTGCTTGGAGTGCTAAGTATATTAATGAGGGTGGTGATGTTGTCCGAGATTTGCGGGCTGATATCGCGGCTGAAGCTGGTGCGCGTCAAACTTATGAAGAGTTAATTAAGATGGCTCCAGATCAAGGTACAAAGGATACGTTGGTACATTTGCTTACCCGCGAAATTTCTCACACCAAAATGTTTATGAATGCGTTGGATTCGTTGGGTAAGCTGACTGACCCATTCTTTGGTAATATCCAGCCGGACGATACAGTAAATCTTTACTTCAATTTGTCTCAAAATGGTAAAGATGAGCGCGGCCCCTGGAATAGTGAACCAGATTTTAAATACGTTGCTCAACCAGGTGCTGAAATTAAATCCTAG